The genomic DNA AGTGAGCCGGGCGAGGCCGTGCCACCGACTGCCGACGCTTCGTCGTCGACCGGCGCTGGGCGATGCGAAGTCCCGAATCGCGGTCGTTTAGAATGCGAAGATCGCATTGATGGCGTAGGTGAAGAAGTCGTCGTCGCTGCCGTTGTCGAAGGGGAGGCTGTCACCTCCGGCCGCATCCCAACGCACTTCCGAACGGACCGTCCAGTGTGGGGTGGGCTGCCAATGCAAACCCAACGTGGCTGCATAATAATCGGTGGCGTCGATCGGGCCCGATCCGACCCGCACGCCTTCATCGTCCCGAAACCATTCGAGGCGGCCTCCGGCTTGCCATGCGTCGTTGATTATATACGTGAGGTATTGAACGATCGCGTACCATCGCGCGTCCGCCGCATCGGTTGGGTCGGTGTTTGCCCCGAGATCGTTGTGGAGCACGTAGGTCCAGCGGTCGGAGAGCGAATGCTCCAGGATCAAACTGTGAATATAGATGTCCCCTTCGTGGCTGGGAACGTCGTTGCGTCCGGTGCCGTCACCCCAGTCGCCTGCCAGAACCGACCAGGTGAGTGTCGTCTTTTCGTTGATCTGTAACGTCGCCCCACCCAGGAATGTTGATGCATTTAATTCGTTGGCGAAACTGCTGTCCATTCCCATTGTCCAACCGCCACGAAGTGTCAACCGATCGTTGACCTCATACGCCGCCAGGAATCCGCTGTGCGTGTTGGGTTCGGAGTAATAAAACGTGTAGCTGTGCGAATAGAAGAAGTTCAACGTCGTGGGGACACTCTCCCATCCGATCGGCGTTAAAAAATAGCCGGCGCGAATCATTAGATCGTTGATGCGCAGGTCGCCGTAAACTTGAGGGATCGCCACTCCGTAATCGCGTCCGCTGTTCCAACCGAAGTCCCAAGTCTGATCAGCAAACGCTTGGTTGTCGGGGCCATCGGTGCCGAACAGGGCGTCGATTCGGAAGCCCCAATCGACCCCGTCGTCGGCAATCTGCCGCTCGGCAAACACCCACATTTGATTGACGACCACGCCATCGGAAACGTTGTTGTAGCCGTACGGAGCGTTCCCGGTGCCGCTGCGATTGCCATCGCCATTGAGAGTCAGGCCCGCAGAAATCCAGCCTCCCATTTCAATCCCGTGGGTGGCTTCGCAAGCGGACCAAAGCTGCTCGAGGGAACTGGTTTCCAGTGGAACATCGCACTGGCGTGGCAGGGCGTCACAGGCCTCGGTGACGGAAAGGCAATGGCAACCTTCAGCCGAGACGAGGTCGCTGGCGTCCGCGCACCCCCCACGCCACGCGGACAACGCGATCGCCAGCGGCAAGCCGATAAAAAAGATGCGAACGGTGAAGCGAGCCATACCCAACCCTGTCGATAACGCGATTCCGTGCCGTCCACTGAGATCGACACGAAGCCGCGGAATCGCCCAGCATTCTGGGCTCCACTGGCATCCATCCTAGCCGCCGTGCGCCACAATCCGCACATTCAGCAAACCAAGGCCTTCGCGGGGCATGGCTAGCATTTTCAATCAGGGTTGGGAGTTGGGAGCATGCCGGCTTCGCCGGAGCGCGCTTCAACACGCTTGGAAGAAGCCCTTCCAGAATCGTCGTCTTACAACGGCGGGGCGACCACAAAGTGGATGGTGGTCGAGTTGGCCGGTTGCAGCATTTTTCAGGGGTTGGGAAGTCGTGGAGTTGTCAAACCGATCGGCATCGGCCGCGAAGATGATTGCACTTTCAAAGGATCGCGGGTATCATCCAGGCTAACCTAGGGAGCGGCAGTTAGAGCCGCATTGAGAATGTCTTTAGGTTGACTTATGCGGGTGTTCGCCATTCGGCAAAACCCATTCCACTGAATTTGAATAAACGAAGTCTTCATAACCTGGGCCGTTGGTTGGTCGCTGGTTTGCTTCGGCAAATTTGGTCGCAAAGCTAAATGATGTATGTATTGATGTTACTGCTACTCTTTGTCCTCGGACTGATATTTTTGCTCGGCAGTGTGGTCGTTTTGTGTCGGCATCGCAATGCGTTTGCTGTCGTCACCGACTCCACGCTCCAGGGTGGATTGTTGCCACGAGCAGCTTGGACCGGGAAATCGATTTTGTGGCGAAGTCTACCGCGCGGTCATGATCCGCTTGGATTTATCGATCCGGCGTCGGAGGGACGCTGCGCTGATGCAGCGCCTGGGAAACGTTTGATGCGAACCTTTGGAAGGACGCTCAAATCGGAATCGCCAAGGATACTTACCTCCGCAGAACCTCATTCGCTTCATTTACGCCGTTCGATCATACCCGCCGTCTCATACCAATAGTTTCCACCGACGCCGCTAGCAATCTTTGAGATCGATCTCGATCGGGATTGCTGCTTGCCGCGTCGAGCTGTCAACCACTGCACGGGTCGTGAAATCTTCCTGATCGATAAGGGAGTTCGCGATGAACGCGTTAAAGATTGCCTGGGATGCCAAAGCGTGTCTGCTGGCGGCTGTCGACAAGGATTCGGCATCGGAATACGGGTTGTGGTTGATTTCCACATCGACCCTGATCTTGCTCGCCTTGGCCGGAGCGCTATTCGGTTTTTATTGCAATTGGTTGTACCAACGGACGCTCGACAAACGACGCATCCGCCAAGCGCAATTGGATTCCGATGCGATGATCGAAAAAGCGAAACTGGCCACCGAAGCGATCCAAAAGAACGCGACCTTGGAAGCCAAGGAGGTCGTCTTGCGTCACAAATCGCAGGCCGATGAAGAGATCAGCCGGATCAAGGAGACGCTGCACGAAACGCGGCGCGGTTTGGAATCCCGTGCGGCCGTGCTGACACAATCCGAAGAGGGGTTGAAGAAGCAAGAACGGGGGCTGGAAAACACGCAACGTCGGCTCGCCCAACAGCTCGACGCGGTCAATCGGAAACGCGAACGTCTGGATCAATTGACCGATGAAAAACAAAAGATCCTGCAACAGGCCAGCGGGATGTCGAAAGAGGAAGCCTCGAAGCAATTGATGCAGACGCTGCAGGTCGAACTGGATCAAGAGATCGGCACCGCGATCCTGCATCACGAACGCAATCTGTCCGAAACGCTCGACGCCAAAGCCCGCGACATGCTGTTAAACGCGATGCAGCGGTACGCCGCGGTTCACACCGCCGAAAACACCACCAGTACCGTCGATATCCCCAGCGACGATATGAAGGGACGGATCATCGGCCGCGAGGGACGTAACATCCGCGCCTTTGAAAAGGCAACCGGGATCGATGTGATCATCGATGATTCCCCCGGCGTGGTGATCGTCAGTGGATTCGATCCGGTGCGGCGTGAATTGGCGCGTCAATCGCTGGACAAACTGATTTCCGATGGCCGCATCCATCCATCGCGGATCGAAGAAGTGGTCGCGCAGACGTCCAAAGAACTGGACGACTTCATCCGTCGCAAGGGGGAAGAAGCGGCCGACGAAGTCAACGTGCCAGGGCTGAACAAGCGCATCATCGAGATGCTTGGAAGGTTGCACTTCCGCACCAGTTACAGCCAAAACGTGTTGCGTCACAGCATCGAAGTCGCGTTCTTTGCCAGCATGATTGCGGAGATGATCGGTCTGGATCCCGACGTCGCCCGTCGCTGCGGGCTGTTGCACGACATCGGCAAAGCGGCCGATCATGAACTGGAAGGGGGCCATCCTAAGATCGGTGCCGATCTTTTGAAGCGACACAATGAGTCTCCCGAAGTCGTTCACGCCGCCTTTGGTCACCACGACGAGATCATCACCGAGTTCCCCTACACCGTGCTGGTCGCGACCGCTGATGCCTGCAGCGCCAGTCGCCCTGGAGCGCGGCGTGAGTCGCTGGAACGGTACGTCAAACGGATGGAAGAACTGGAATCGATCGCCACCGGATTTGATGGCGTCGAACAGGCGTTTGCGATTCAGGCCGGACGCGAGTTGCGGGTGATTGCAAATTCTAAGATCACCGACGATGCCAAGGCCGCGGCGATCTGTCGCAATATTGCCAAGGCGTTTGAGCAACAGCTGACCTATCCGGGGGAAATCAAAGTGACCGTCGTGCGCGAGAGTCGCTTCACCGAATTGGCCCGTTAACGGTCGGCTTGCCTGGCACCAACCGCCCACTGGAAGTAGGCGGGGTGTTGAATTAGGCAATTTGCAAAGCGGATACGTTTTTGCCAGATAAAGCGATGGACCGCTTCGGTTAAATGCCGATAGGAGGCTTGTAGGATTTGATACAAGTGGAACTCCGGAGCGCAGCCGATGTCCAATGCACAACGTTTGGATGAAGTCAGAGCCTTTCTGCAGGCGTGGTTCAGCAAGAACCACCCATCCAACGTTTGGAACGCAAACGAAGCGATCTTAATTCGCGAAGGACATTACTGCGGACGTCGCTTCGCGTTTGGGCCCTATACCGCGATTTGGTTCGTCGAAGAGAACCAAATCAAGATCTTCGATCCCGACGGATCGGTTGCCGTTCGCAAAGATTGTTGCGAGCTGTTCCAGGAAGTCTCGCAACCCACGCTGCGTCGGGCGGCCTGATGTCGCGATTCAGAGGGCGCTTCGCGTTTTTATAGACGGGACACCGCCGCCGTTGCGCAGGCGAGTCTTCTTGGCGGGCCAATCGGTCCGCCCTCTTCCCGTCGCTTTACCGACCGCGAAGCGTGGCGTCCGGCCGCAAATCGCTCCGACGGATCGTCGGAGCTTTTCAAAGAAGGTCGGCTGGATTAGCCGTTCGAAACGATCCGGCGAGCGATCGCTTTGGCCGACAGTGGCGTGATCTTGGCTGCCGACGAAACGTTCGTCATCAGCAAATCTTCGCTCTTCGCCTTCGATCCGTCGGTCTCATATTCGACGATATACGCACCGATTTGAACGTGCGGCTCTTCGTAAACCGGAGGCCAGAAGGCTTCGCTGCGGGTGGCCAAGGTTTTGGCTAGGTACCGCGTCGCACGCCCGGTGAATCCGCTGAGCACCATGTCCAAACGGCCCAACGCTTCGCGGAAGATGTAGAACACCAACGCAACGTCGGAGTTTTGACCTCCACCGGCCCATTCCCACGTGCCGTTGTCGGTTTCCACCCACAATCCGGGCTTGTCGGCGGCTTCGGTCTTGGACAACCGTTCACCCGCCGTGGAGGATGGTGGCTTGGGATCGAAATCCCGGTACCGCATAAAGAAGGGGCAGGCGCGATCGGAAGCTTTTTCGACGTCATCTTGCGAGACAAACGGATCGCAACCAAACGCCTCGGAAAACAGCACTTCCGCCACCGGATTGCTCTTCACGCTACCGATGCAGACCATCGCCTTGTCGCCTGGGGCTCCCGAGAACGACTCGTAAACAGAATTCGCCCGCAGATTCGTCTCTTCCGCCGAAACGTGCCCTGGGCTCCAGACCAATGTCTGCAACAGACGCTCGGGTTGCGGTGGGTTCTCTTCCGCTTTGGTGCTGCCATTGGCGCTCGATCCGGCCGAATGGTGTCGTGCAGACCCACCGAGCGTGGAGACACCGTTGAGCAGCGCTCCCATCAGGACCGAGTCCGAGGCGACAACCCAAGCTTGTTCGGGGGCGTCGTTGACATCCCCTTGGCGGATTCCAACGCACAGCTCCAGCTGGCGGCGGCGGGCCAGTAGTTCCCAAAAATGTTCGGCGCGGACGGCGAACAACGCCCCCGGCAACTCGGCCGGCGTCGCGTGGCCATGATCGATCAGATAGTCGCACAGCTTCGAGAGGGCTTCGATCGGGATGTACTTCGCTTCATTCTTCAGCAGCGAAGCGACTTGATGTCGATCCAGACCGGTGTGCTCAACAATCGCCTTAATCGTACCGGGACGACGACGGCGGTCGGGATTATGCCCTAGGAGTTCTGCAAGGCGAAATGCGTAACGCATGACGTTCAGTCCTTAACTTTCGTATAGAGTTTTCGTAGCCGCGCCCGAGCCAAATCAACTCGCAGTCGGCTAAAGTACCGAATTTTCCCCTCAAGGTAGAATTCCAATCTAATTAAAGCGGCTGCTCTTCCATAGGGGGGCGAGCCCTCAAATTCACGAATCAGGAAATAATGGTTGCCATTTCCCCCCAAGTGGTAATCCACCCATTGGTTTCGCAAGTTTCTCGGAGCGCTCGGCTCCTTTGCCTGTTTCCCTTACCTATTGCCCCACGTATTGCGCGTACAACGACCGCGCCTTGGCGATCTCTTCGGTTCCCGACACGATCGCCCTGCCGTCGGCGAACAGTGTGATCTCGAAAGGATCGATGCGCAACCGCAACAAGAACCGGGTTTGCTGCACTTCGCCGATCCCTCGCCAGTTGTCAGCGATCTTGTCAATCGAGACGCCACCGGTGGCTGGGATTTGTACCGCGTTGCGGCCACATAAAACGATCGGTTGGGAAGCGATCTCGCCATGCAGGAAATCGAATGATCGCTCCTGGCAAAGCGGGCAGGGAGACTGGGCCAGTTTCGCGATCTCGATCTGCAGGAAACGCGCCGACCATAGATCGATCGTTTGCAGCTTCCCCTGCAGCGCTGCCCGACCGCTAACGATCCATTGGATCGCTTGGCTGACCTGCAAACTGGCGATCGTATGCGTCGCGGCATTCAAAACCCCCGCGGTGTCGCACGTCTGGACCGTCCCTGCGTCCGGCAGCTCAGGCACCACGCAACGAAAACAAGGTCGATCGATTCCATTGAAGAAACCCACCTGCCCCTGGGCCCCAACGCACCCGCCATGAACCCACGGCTTGCCCAATTCAACCGAGGCGTCATTCAACAGCAACCGCGTTGGAAAATTGTCGGTGGCATCGACGACCAGGCTGATGTCAGACATCAGGTTGAGGATGTTACCCGGATGGACGTCACACGCTTCGGCCTGGATCTCGATTTCACTGTTGATCCGTTGCAGCTTCTCCGCTGCGGCAGCCGCTTTGGCAACTTGCGATTCGGCATCGGATTCCTCGAACAGAGATTGGCGTTGCAGATTGCTCCATTCCACCGTGTCGCGGTCGACAAGCCGCAGCATGCCGACTCCCGCTCGGGCAAGCAATTCGGCCGCTACCGTTCCGAGGGCGCCGACGCCCAACACCAAGACCCGCGCCGCAGCAAGCTTGGACTGTCCCGTGGCGCCGATGGGCGGGAATTGAACCTGCCGCGCGTATCGATTCGATCGAGTCATGAGGGCTTAACGAAAACAAAGACTAAGGGAGAGGGAGAGGTTGGATCTGATCGGCGCCGGGGGCGATCCGTCTTGGATAAAATGACGTTGAAAGCAACGGCGTCCACGCGATACGATGGCTCGGTAGCTAAACTTCGACACCCCTGTTGGGCACGCTCGTGGACGTCTCGATCATTATTCCGATTTTTAACGAGGCCGATAGCGTCCGTCCGCTACACGATCGGTTGACCCGCGTTTTGCCCCAATTGCCTTCGGCAACGGAGATCGTTTACGTAGACGATGGTTCCAACGACGGCAGTGCGCAGCGATTGGACGAAATCGCCGCAGCCGATCGCCGTGTCACAGTGGTTCACTTTCGTCGCAATTACGGTCAGACCGCTGCGATGCAGGCCGGGTTGGAACAGGCGCGCGGACGCGTGCTGGTGACGCTTGACGGCGATCTGCAGAACGACCCCGACGATATTCCGGCGATGCTCGAAGCAATCGACCAAGGCGCCGATTTGGTTCATGGTTGGCGGAAGGATCGCCACGATACTTGGCTGACACGCAAGCTGCCATCGTTGATCGCCAACCGGCTGATCTCACGCGTGACCGGACTGCCGATCCATGACCTCGGTTGCACGTTGAAAGCGATTCGGTCGGAGGTTGCGGACGAATTGGATCTCTACGGCGAGATGCACCGTTTTATCCCCGTGTTGGCCCACGCGCGCGGTGCCCGATGCCAAGAAATGGTGGTCACCCATCATGCCCGTCAGTACGGGACCAGCAAGTATGGGCTCAGCCGAACGACACGCGTCGTGTTGGATCTGATCACGGTCAAGTTCCTGATCGACTACATGGATCGCCCGATGAAGTTGCTTGGCCGTTTGGCGTTGGCGGCACTTGGGATCAGCGGATTGTCGGGGCTTGGCGTGGTGGCGATGAAGCTGGCCGGAGGCATCGATATGACTGGCAATCCGTTGCTGCTGCTGACCGTCTTTATGGGGATTGTGTCGTTGCAGTTCATGGGGCTCGGCTTGCTGGGCGAGATGAACACCCGACTGTATTACCAACGCAGCAATCGTCGCCCGTTTGCGATTCGCAGCGTCACGCAATCCGCAGCCCTACCCGCAACCGTGCATCGCGCCGCATAACGCGTTGGGCGCGGTCAAGCGGATCGTGGGTCAGGCGATCAAATCGTGGACCACCCGCGCTGGGTCGACCCCCGTGAGGCGGAAGTCGAGTCCTTGGAAGCGGACCGACAAACGATGATGGTCGAATCCTAACAAGTGCAATAGCGTGGCATGAATGTCGTGGACGTGCACTGGATTTTCGATGGGGCCGAATCCGAACTCATCGGTTTCTCCATAGACCAAGCCTGGCTTAAAACCGCCACCGGCAAACCACATCGTGAAGGCATCGATATGATGATTGCGACCGGTGTTCTGACGCACTTCGCCCATCGGCGTGCGGCCAAACTCACCTCCCCAAATCACGATCGTGTCCTTCAGCAAACCACGACGCTTCAGGTCGAGGACCAGTGCGGCGGAGGCTTGATCGATCTCATTGCAGATTTTCGGAAGATGCTGCTGCAAGTTTTCCGTGGGTCCGCCGTGGTGATCCCAGTTGGTGTGATACAGTTGGATGCAGCGGACACCCCGTTCGATCAACCGTCGCGCCAACAGGCAGTTTCGCGCATAGCTCGATTCCTGCGGATCCTTGATGCCGTACAGGTCGAGCGTCTCGGCGCTTTCGCCCGACGTATCCATCAGTTCGGGTGCCGAGCTTTGCATTTTGTACGCCAGTTCGTACGCGTTGATCCGGGTGGAAATTTCTTGGTCCCCCGTTTCGACCAACCGCTTCAAGTTCAGTTCGCGCACGCTGTCGATCAATTGCCGCTGTTGAACATCGCTGATCGACGCGGGGTTCGACAGATTTAAGATCGGATCGCCTTGATTCCGCAGCGGCACGCCTTGGTACGTTGTCGGCAGGACGCCACTGCCCCACAGCACCGCCCCGCCACGGGGGCCTCGCGGGCCGCTTTGCAGCACCAAGAATCCCGGCAGGTCGTCACATTCGCTACCCAATCCGTACGTGATCCAAGATCCCATGCTTGGCCGCCCGAACTGGCCACTGCCGGTGTTCATGAACAGCTTTGCCGGCGCGTGATTGAACAGATCGGTTTTACAGGTCTTCACGATCGTCAATTCATCGACAATCTTGGCTGTGTGCGGCAGCAGGTCGCTGACCCATGCTCCGTTTTGCCCGTACTGTTGGAACTTTTGTGTTGGGCCCAGCAGGTTGCTGCGATGGCTGCTGTCCATGAATGCGAAGCGTTTTCCCGCGACAAAACTTTCTGGGATCGGTTCGCCGTTGAGCTCGGTCAACTTCGGCTTGTACTCAAACGTTTCCAGCTGAGTCGGCCCGCCTGCCATGAACAGAAAGATCACGTTCTTCGCTTTGCCTGGAAAATGGCTCGGCTTGGGCGCCATCGGGTTTTGCGATTGCGTATCGTTATCCGCCCTTCCGCGTTCGGCCATCAGTGACGACAGGGCGATCGAACCGAGTCCCATCGAACAGCGGCTGAAAAAATGGCGACGCGTCTGATCGCGAAGCCATTGCGTTTGAGCGTTTTGGGTGGGGTCCATGGTCATTCCATCGCTAGAGGCGTGTTTGTCGGGAAGGCGGCGTCCGCGGCGCGGTGGGGATCGCTGCCGGTGTTATTCGCGGGTGATCGTTTCGTCCAGGTTCAGCATCGCCCGAGCGGCGCCGAGCGGATCGAGGCGTTCCAGAATGGCAAGCTCTTCGGCACCGGGCGCTCGCGACGTGCAGCGGCGAAATGCGGATTCCAGCCCTTCGTCGCGGATGATCTGTTCCAATGCTTGGGCGAATTCAAAAAAGGCGGGATCGTTCATCAGCGTGAGCGCTTGCAGCGGCGTGTTGCTACGGATACGCCGCGTGCAACTGCTCAGCCCATCGGGCGCGTCGAACACGTTTAACGACGGAGGCGGTGTGGCGCGGAACTTGAACGTATAGATTCCCCGCCGATACCGGTCTTCTCCTTTGCTGGTGTTCCACGAACGCTTGACCTGTCCCTGGCCCATGATCCCTTCGGGGATCGGTGGGTAGACCGGCGGGCCTCCCAGCTTCGTCGACAACAATCCGCTCGCCACCAAGGAGACATCGCGAACGATTTCAGCATCCAAACGCAGCCGTTGTTGACGGCCCAGAAGATAATTGTGCGGATCGCTTTGATCGAGCTCGGCGCGACGCAGCGAGGTCTGTTGGTAGGTGTCGCTGCTGACGATCAAGCGATGCATCTCTTTCAGGCTCCAGTCACGGGCGATGAATTCGACGGCCAGCCAATCCAATAGATCGGGATGCGATGGCGAACTGCCTTGCAAACCGAAATCGTTGTCGATCTCCGATAGGCCGCGGCCAAAATAGTGCTGCCAGATCCGATTGACGATCACCCGGGCCGTCAGCGGATTTTCCGGACTCATGATCCATTGGGCCAAGTCCAGCCGATTGGCGGGGCGGTCGCTGGTCGGCAACGGATGCAGGATCGATGGCGTGCCGGCGGTCACTTCGGCATCCGGACGTGTGAAGTCCCCTTTGATCAGCACATGCGTTTTGCGTGGCTTGGACCGCTCTTTCATGACCAACGTCGTCAGCTTGTCTTGGATCTTCAGTGTCGGTTCGTCTTGATTGTTCAGGAACGCAAACATCTGGTAATATTCGACCTGCGTGATCGGATCGAATTTGTGATCGTGACATTGGGCACAACCGATGGTCAGTCCCAACCAAACGGTTCCCGTCGTGGCAACGCGATCGAAGACGCTATCGACGCGAAACTGTTCCTTGTCGATGCCACCTTCCTGATTGATTTGCGTATTGCGATGAAAGCCCGTCGCAATCCGTTGGCTTTGCGTGGCGTCGGGCAACAGATCCCCCGCCAATTGTTCGATCGTGAACGTATCGAACGGCATGTCGCGGTTCAGTGCGTTGACGACCCAGTCGCGATACTTCCAGATCTGCCGTGGGGCGTCGATCGAATAGCCGTTGCTGTCGGCGTACCGCGCTTGATCGAGCCACCATCGTCCCCAACGTTCGCCGTAGTGAGGACTGGCTAACAAGCGTTCGACGAGGGCTCGATAGGCCGAATCAAAATCTTCCTCGGCCGCAGCAATAAACGCATCGACTTCTGCAGGCGTGGGAGGCAGGCCGATCAAATCCAAACTGATCCGTCGAATCAATGTTGTTTCATCGGCTCGGGGGGACGGTTGCAGTCCCGCGGCGTCCAACCGCGCCTGAACAAATTGATCGACCGGGTGTTCCGACCGTGTCGATTTCGGGAAAGGACTGCGATGGGGCAGCGCGAATGCCCAGTGTTGATCGTAGCGTGCGCCTTGCACGATCCATTGCCGTAGCGTTTGTTTCTGTGCGGCCGTCAACTGTTTTCCCGACGTCGATGGAGGCATCACGAGGTCGGGATCGTCCGCCAGGATCCGCTCCATCAATGTGCTGTCCTCGGGCATTCCCGGCGCGATTGCGGCCGCTCCTCCTTCCGCTCCCGTAGCGCCAGCGAATGTGTCCAGCCGTAGATCCCCTTCGCGTGCCGCTTCGTCAAATCCATGACACGCGTAACAATATTCGGCCAAGATGGGGCGGACATCGCGATTGAATTCGACCGACGCGGGAGCGGCCGCCATCAGGCTCACCTTTCCACCGATCCCTAATGCAAGCAAGGCGGCAGCGAATCGAAAATGCAAAAGAGGAAAACGCGCGGTAGTCATGCGGATCGAGGCCAAGGATTGCAGGATCGAGAAGAAGAACGTGCGGTGGGGGGCGAGGATGGATCTTCATCTTAGCAGGAAATCGACACGATTGCCCAAACACGAATCGCAAGAGGCCCGAATCCTTCGAGCTCTCAATCGTGATCGCGTGGCTGGACGCCACGTCGATCGCGGCGAAGAACTGGATTGCAGGGGGCGATCGCGCTAGCTAATGATCCCGTCGACGACGTGCGCCTCTTCGACGCCGGTCAGGCGTTGGCTGAGGCCGCGGAATTTGAAGCTGAAGCGACTGTGATCGATCCCCAGCAGATGGAGGATGGTGGCGTTGAGGTCACGGATATGAACGGGGTTTTCAACGATGTTGTAAGCGAATTCATCGGTCGTTCCGTAATCAAAGCCCGCTTTAACCCCACCGCCTGCCAACCATGTCGTGAAACAGCGACCGTGGTGATCGCGCCCCGAGGTGGGACTGTCCAAAGCACCTTGGCTGTAGACCGTGCGGCCAAATTCGCCTCCCCAAATCACCAGCGTATCGTCCAGCATCCCCAATCGCCGGAGATCTTGAATCAGGGCCGCGGAGGCTTGGTCGACATCTTTGCATTGGCGCGGCAATTGATTTTTCAGCGACACATGTTGGTCCCA from Rosistilla carotiformis includes the following:
- a CDS encoding porin, which codes for MARFTVRIFFIGLPLAIALSAWRGGCADASDLVSAEGCHCLSVTEACDALPRQCDVPLETSSLEQLWSACEATHGIEMGGWISAGLTLNGDGNRSGTGNAPYGYNNVSDGVVVNQMWVFAERQIADDGVDWGFRIDALFGTDGPDNQAFADQTWDFGWNSGRDYGVAIPQVYGDLRINDLMIRAGYFLTPIGWESVPTTLNFFYSHSYTFYYSEPNTHSGFLAAYEVNDRLTLRGGWTMGMDSSFANELNASTFLGGATLQINEKTTLTWSVLAGDWGDGTGRNDVPSHEGDIYIHSLILEHSLSDRWTYVLHNDLGANTDPTDAADARWYAIVQYLTYIINDAWQAGGRLEWFRDDEGVRVGSGPIDATDYYAATLGLHWQPTPHWTVRSEVRWDAAGGDSLPFDNGSDDDFFTYAINAIFAF
- the rny gene encoding ribonuclease Y; translation: MNALKIAWDAKACLLAAVDKDSASEYGLWLISTSTLILLALAGALFGFYCNWLYQRTLDKRRIRQAQLDSDAMIEKAKLATEAIQKNATLEAKEVVLRHKSQADEEISRIKETLHETRRGLESRAAVLTQSEEGLKKQERGLENTQRRLAQQLDAVNRKRERLDQLTDEKQKILQQASGMSKEEASKQLMQTLQVELDQEIGTAILHHERNLSETLDAKARDMLLNAMQRYAAVHTAENTTSTVDIPSDDMKGRIIGREGRNIRAFEKATGIDVIIDDSPGVVIVSGFDPVRRELARQSLDKLISDGRIHPSRIEEVVAQTSKELDDFIRRKGEEAADEVNVPGLNKRIIEMLGRLHFRTSYSQNVLRHSIEVAFFASMIAEMIGLDPDVARRCGLLHDIGKAADHELEGGHPKIGADLLKRHNESPEVVHAAFGHHDEIITEFPYTVLVATADACSASRPGARRESLERYVKRMEELESIATGFDGVEQAFAIQAGRELRVIANSKITDDAKAAAICRNIAKAFEQQLTYPGEIKVTVVRESRFTELAR
- a CDS encoding helix-turn-helix domain-containing protein produces the protein MRYAFRLAELLGHNPDRRRRPGTIKAIVEHTGLDRHQVASLLKNEAKYIPIEALSKLCDYLIDHGHATPAELPGALFAVRAEHFWELLARRRQLELCVGIRQGDVNDAPEQAWVVASDSVLMGALLNGVSTLGGSARHHSAGSSANGSTKAEENPPQPERLLQTLVWSPGHVSAEETNLRANSVYESFSGAPGDKAMVCIGSVKSNPVAEVLFSEAFGCDPFVSQDDVEKASDRACPFFMRYRDFDPKPPSSTAGERLSKTEAADKPGLWVETDNGTWEWAGGGQNSDVALVFYIFREALGRLDMVLSGFTGRATRYLAKTLATRSEAFWPPVYEEPHVQIGAYIVEYETDGSKAKSEDLLMTNVSSAAKITPLSAKAIARRIVSNG
- a CDS encoding ThiF family adenylyltransferase, whose translation is MTRSNRYARQVQFPPIGATGQSKLAAARVLVLGVGALGTVAAELLARAGVGMLRLVDRDTVEWSNLQRQSLFEESDAESQVAKAAAAAEKLQRINSEIEIQAEACDVHPGNILNLMSDISLVVDATDNFPTRLLLNDASVELGKPWVHGGCVGAQGQVGFFNGIDRPCFRCVVPELPDAGTVQTCDTAGVLNAATHTIASLQVSQAIQWIVSGRAALQGKLQTIDLWSARFLQIEIAKLAQSPCPLCQERSFDFLHGEIASQPIVLCGRNAVQIPATGGVSIDKIADNWRGIGEVQQTRFLLRLRIDPFEITLFADGRAIVSGTEEIAKARSLYAQYVGQ
- a CDS encoding glycosyltransferase family 2 protein gives rise to the protein MDVSIIIPIFNEADSVRPLHDRLTRVLPQLPSATEIVYVDDGSNDGSAQRLDEIAAADRRVTVVHFRRNYGQTAAMQAGLEQARGRVLVTLDGDLQNDPDDIPAMLEAIDQGADLVHGWRKDRHDTWLTRKLPSLIANRLISRVTGLPIHDLGCTLKAIRSEVADELDLYGEMHRFIPVLAHARGARCQEMVVTHHARQYGTSKYGLSRTTRVVLDLITVKFLIDYMDRPMKLLGRLALAALGISGLSGLGVVAMKLAGGIDMTGNPLLLLTVFMGIVSLQFMGLGLLGEMNTRLYYQRSNRRPFAIRSVTQSAALPATVHRAA
- a CDS encoding DUF1501 domain-containing protein; translated protein: MDPTQNAQTQWLRDQTRRHFFSRCSMGLGSIALSSLMAERGRADNDTQSQNPMAPKPSHFPGKAKNVIFLFMAGGPTQLETFEYKPKLTELNGEPIPESFVAGKRFAFMDSSHRSNLLGPTQKFQQYGQNGAWVSDLLPHTAKIVDELTIVKTCKTDLFNHAPAKLFMNTGSGQFGRPSMGSWITYGLGSECDDLPGFLVLQSGPRGPRGGAVLWGSGVLPTTYQGVPLRNQGDPILNLSNPASISDVQQRQLIDSVRELNLKRLVETGDQEISTRINAYELAYKMQSSAPELMDTSGESAETLDLYGIKDPQESSYARNCLLARRLIERGVRCIQLYHTNWDHHGGPTENLQQHLPKICNEIDQASAALVLDLKRRGLLKDTIVIWGGEFGRTPMGEVRQNTGRNHHIDAFTMWFAGGGFKPGLVYGETDEFGFGPIENPVHVHDIHATLLHLLGFDHHRLSVRFQGLDFRLTGVDPARVVHDLIA